A region of Hoplias malabaricus isolate fHopMal1 chromosome 12, fHopMal1.hap1, whole genome shotgun sequence DNA encodes the following proteins:
- the znf148 gene encoding zinc finger protein 148, translated as MNIDDKLEGILIRCGTPGFHHSTRAVAPSGVDKRGEGLDMSLGEKSLANQPLLAEDDEDEEEEEEEDEDLTEGTLTSHNLISNDELMVHEETVKNDPGEDHSFPQRLSNKLPYALHMPVHIKQEVKMSESVVLNKKDKKTGKDLVECHKKKKRKQRSPAKILTISEDGAPGSQTPKSHICEHCNAAFRTNYHLQRHVFIHTGEKPFQCSQCDMRFIQKYLLQRHEKIHTGEKPFHCDECGMRFIQKYHMERHKRTHSGEKPYQCDYCHQYFSRTDRVLKHRRMCHENKERKAHKAAAKDDLLHNTETLAFSFPSKECALPKKKRQKSIDRNRSLAANPDKAGEGSGEEKMDDRLAKNECLPLYAVATKVKDEYVVAEYSVELPESSPGSRHLTGETTSDEMITSPKLVLKKIAGKKSVKQPLEEPQTLSPSSSFEEGKVTRYTFEIVDNKGLLDVEASSDLESVDPLQGGPTKPAGSSTNYDDAMQFLKKKRYLQASTANNNRDYTLNVGSISSQPSITQAAVATVIDETVPVTILSETQTLNVEIKTSNEKTVFPDEVLQSLLDHYSSKTRDPEISFSVADTEVTSSISINSSDVSESSSSEALGTSSQAPPAEKASLLQEYSKFLQQALERTSQNDSYLNNQGLTFVTDGASLAGQPLFSTDKQFTSLSRFRSGMNSPLRSTLEKPHFGLLVESQHSFSFSGDETPSSVSPTEDFLEQVSSPKKTDTQGISQTFQIATFDQNFRSQFQTSRSATSSHFNVANGQVNLRSHSGTDFPEFPLVNVTESRTQMTSSPDATSSQTFG; from the exons ATGAACATCGATGACAAGCTTGAAGGAATCCTGATTAGATGTGGTACTCCAGGCTTCCATCACTCGACAAGAGCCGTGGCACCTTCCGGGGTGGACAAAAGAGGAGAGGGCTTGGATATGTCTCTTGGGGAAAAGAGCTTGGCAAATCAACCCCTCCTTGcagaagatgatgaagatgaggaggaggaggaggaggaggatgaagaccTGACTGAAGGGACACTGACCTCTCATAACCTCATCTCTAATGATGAACTGATGGTTCATGAGGAGACTGTGAAGAACGACCCAGGGGAAGATCACAGCTTCCCCCAGCGGCTCTCAAATAAGCTACCATACGCCCTTCACATGCCT GTCCATATTAAACAGGAAGTAAAGATGTCAGAGTCAGTAGTTCTCaacaaaaaagacaagaaaacagGAAAGGACCTTGTAGAGTGccacaaaaaaaagaagagaaagcagAGATCTCCTGCAAAG ATTCTCACCATTAGTGAGGATGGGGCACCGGGAAGCCAGACTCCAAAGTCTCACATTTGTGAGCACTGCAATGCTGCTTTCCGAACCAATTACCACCTACAGAGACACGTCTTCATTCATACAG GAGAAAAACCTTTCCAGTGCAGCCAGTGTGATATGCGTTTCATACAAAAGTACCTGTTGCAGAGGCATGAGAAAATTCACACAG GAGAAAAGCCTTTTCATTGTGATGAATGTGGAATGAGATTCATTCAGAAGTATCATATGGAAAGACACAAGAGGACACACAGTGGGGAGAAGCCGTATCAGTGTGATTACTGCCACCAG TACTTCTCCAGAACTGATCGAGTGCTTAAGCATAGACGGATGTGCCATGAAAACAAAGAGAGGAAAGCCCATAAAGCAGCTGCAAAAGATGACCTTCTgcacaacacagaaacactggcATTCTCTTTCCCCTCCAAGGAGTGCGCTCTTCCTAAGAAAAAACGGCAGAAGTCCATTGATAGAAACCGCAGCTTGGCTGCAAACCCGGACAAAGCAGGAGAGGGCAGTGGTGAAGAGAAGATGGATGACAGGCTTGCTAAAAATGAATGTCTTCCGCTCTATGCTGTGGCAACCAAGGTGAAGGATGAGTATGTAGTTGCAGAGTATTCGGTTGAACTCCCAGAGTCCTCTCCAGGAAGCAGGCACCTTACAGGGGAAACAACATCAGATGAAATGATCACTTCTCCAAAGTTGGTGCTTAAGAAGATTGCTGGCAAGAAAAGTGTGAAGCAGCCGCTAGAAGAGCCTCAGACACTCTCTCCCTCGTCATCGTTTGAGGAGGGAAAAGTCACAAGATACACTTTTGAGATTGTAGATAACAAGGGCCTGTTGGACGTAGAAGCAAGCTCTGACTTGGAAAGTGTTGATCCCCTCCAAGGTGGGCCAACAAAGCCAGCTGGGAGCAGCACAAACTATGACGATGCCATGCAGTTTCTTAAAAAGAAGCGGTATCTTCAGGCAAGTACAGCAAATAACAATCGCGACTACACGCTGAATGTGGGTAGCATCTCTTCGCAGCCCTCCATCACTCAGGCAGCTGTGGCCACTGTCATAGATGAAACTGTTCCAGTCACAATCCTCTCAGAAACTCAGACTTTGAATGTGGAGATCAAGACAAGTAACGAGAAGACTGTGTTCCCAGATGAAGTCCTGCAGTCTCTCTTGGACCACTACTCCAGCAAGACCAGAGATCCAGAGATTAGCTTCAGTGTAGCAGACACAGAGGTAACCTCTAGTATCTCCATCAACTCATCTGATGTTTCTGAGAGCAGCTCCAGTGAAGCCTTGGGGACCAGCTCCCAAGCGCCCCCTGCAGAAAAAGCTAGTCTTCTTCAGGAGTACTCAAAGTTTCTCCAGCAAGCATTGGAGAGGACCAGTCAGAACGATAGCTACCTTAACAACCAGGGTCTTACATTTGTGACAGATGGTGCTAGCCTTGCTGGGCAGCCCTTGTTCTCTACAGACAAACAGTTCACTTCCCTGAGTCGATTTAGATCTGGCATGAATTCTCCTCTGAGATCAACCTTGGAGAAACCCCACTTTGGTCTTTTAGTAGAATCCCAGCactctttttcattttcagggGACGAGACCCCCTCTTCAGTGTCACCAACTGAGGACTTCTTGGAGCAGGTTTCTTCTCCCAAAAAGACAGATACTCAGGGCATTAGCCAAACGTTTCAAATTGCCACTTTTGACCAGAATTTCCGATCACAATTTCAGACATCCCGGTCTGCAACGTCATCACATTTTAATGTTGCCAATGGACAGGTCAACCTAAGAAGTCACAGTGGAACAGACTTCCCAGAATTCCCACTTGTTAATGTTACTGAAAGCAGAACTCAAATGACCTCATCCCCAGATGCCACAAGCAGCCAAACATTTGGCTAA
- the slc12a8 gene encoding solute carrier family 12 member 8, with translation MSVHIQELFHEDAQGSHIHSQPWWKVKLFVWEPVLFGTWDGVFTTCMINIFGVVLFLRTGWLVGNTGVWLGMFLVSLVVQVALVTVMSGIGVCERCSVGSGGVYSMISTVLGGRVGGTVGLLYVFGQCVAGAMYITGFAESIADLLTIHSVWAVRGISVAVLLALLGINLAGVKWIIRLQLVLLAILAVSTLDFVIGTFSHLDPEHGFIGYSGELLGNNTLPDYTDGETFFTVFGVFFPAATGVMAGFNMSSDLQKPEHNIPVGTLAAIFTSWFLYLIFVFLLGAICTRDALHYDFLIAEKVSLVGFLFLLGLYVSSLASCMGGLYGAPRVLQCIAQERVIPTFAFLGQGKGPNKTPVAAICLTSMISMAFIFIGKVNILAPIVTINFMLTYSIIDYSYFCVAKSYELQAKERRPVIKRSSSRKLLVTSSHPCYGSNGVMRNLSNGTLLEFTKDMNQIFPLPCADSSEEEKASNPAAKTWGRKAKVPAKETLSSSFGLDLNSNNPSEKRKDERQLEQCFGPDDETSSQTGLLESESEGERKLSLISHNPIELDQLPGGPKENNETKTKLEESEIRPIPNVFYAKFCNHWVALIGAACSIMIMFVIQWVYALVNISVALLLFLYIGKASPGLPTGAAAHFSFFRWIKSSLSSLGRGKSELQDQIVVTPSLSAVDMETKQLTEENADFAFRDRYHHSSIVTTTDQMVHPQLH, from the exons ATGAGCGTACATATTCAGGAATTATTCCATGAAGATGCCCag GGCTCTCATATACACTCTCAGCCATGGTGGAAGGTAAAGCTGTTTGTGTGGGAACCTGTGCTCTTTGGCACCTGGGATGGTGTGTTTACCACATGCATGATCAACATTTTTGGAGTTGTGCTTTTCCTTCGGACAGGTTGGCTTGTA gGGAACACTGGAGTGTGGCTGGGCATGTTcctggtgtccctggtggtccaGGTTGCCCTGGTGACAGTAATGTCAGGTATCGGGGTCTGTGAGCGCTGCAGTGTTGGCAGTGGAGGCGTTTATTCAATGATTTCCACTGTTCTTGGAGGAAGAGTTGGAGGCACTGTGGGACTCCTCTATGTATTTGGACAG TGTGTGGCTGGTGCCATGTACATCACTGGCTTTGCAGAGTCCATTGCTGATCTGCTGACCATACACAGTGTGTGGGCAGTCAGAGGGATCTCTGTGGCCGTACTGCTGGCTCTGTTAGGCATCAACCTGGCTGGAGTGAAATGGATCATCCGGCTGCAGCTTGTCCTCCTCGCAATCCTGGCGGTGTCCACTCTGGACTTTGTCATAGGAACGTTCAGCCACTTGGACCCAG AACATGGTTTCATAGGCTATTCAGGGGAGCTCTTGGGGAACAATACTCTGCCAGACTACACGGATGGAGAGACCTTCTTCACTGTGTTTGGAGTATTCTTTCCTGCTGCTACAG gtgtgatgGCAGGGTTCAACATGAGCTCAGATCTTCAGAAGCCTGAGCATAACATACCTGTGGGGACCCTGGCAGCTATTTTCACCTC GTGGTTCCTGTATCTCATCTTTGTATTCTTGCTGGGAGCCATTTGCACCAGAGATGCCCTGCACTATGATTTCTTAATAGCAGAAAAG gTTTCCTTGGTGGGTTTCCTGTTCCTGCTGGGCCTCTATGTCTCCTCCCTGGCCTCTTGTATGGGTGGCCTGTACGGGGCCCCCAGGGTTTTACAGTGCATCGCCCAAGAGAGAGTCATCCCCACATTTGCTTTCCTAGGACAAGGG AAGGGACCCAATAAGACTCCAGTGGCAGCCATCTGTCTGACGAGCATGATCTCCATGGCCTTTATCTTCATTGGCAAGGTCAACATCCTGGCTCCTATTGTCACCATCAATTTCATGCTGACCTACAGCATCATCGACTACTCCTACTTCTGTGTGGCCAAGAGCTACGAGCTACAAGCCAAGGAGAGAAGGCCTGTGATCAAAAGATCGAGTTCTAGGAAACTACTGGTGACAAGCAGTCACCCCTGCTATGGCAGCAATGGTGTCATGAGAAACCTCAGTAATGGCACGCTGCTGGAGTTCACGAAAGACATGAACCAGATATTTCCACTGCCCTGTGCAGACAGCTCAGAGGAAGAGAAAGCCTCCAATCCTGCAGCCAAGACCTGGGGCAGGAAGGCAAAAGTTCCTGCTAAAGAAACACTGAGCAGCAGTTTTGGATTGGACTTGAACAGCAATAATCCatcagagaagagaaaagatgaGAGGCAGCTTGAACAATGCTTTGGTCCAGATGATGAGACCAGCAGCCAGACAGGGCTTTTAGAGTCTGAGTCAGAAGGAGAAAGGAAGCTGTCCCTGATTTCTCACAACCCTATTGAACTGGATCAGCTACCAGGGGGtccaaaagaaaacaatg agacaaaaacaaagctAGAAGAATCAGAAATAAGACCAATTCCAAATGTATTTTATGCTAAATTTTGCAACCACTGGGTTGCACTAATTGGT GCTGCATGCTCCATTATGATAATGTTTGTTATCCAGTGGGTGTATGCTTTGGTGAACATTAGTGTTGCCCTCCTCCTTTTTCTCTACATTGGAAAAGCGAGCCCAGGTTTGCCAACAG gTGCAGCAGCCCACTTCAGCTTTTTCAGATGGATAAAGAGTTCTCTGAGTAGCCTGGGCAG GGGTAAAAGTGAGCTTCAGGACCAGATTGTGGTGACACCTTCTTTGTCTGCAGTTGACATGGAAACCAAGCAGTTAACTGAAGAAAATGCAGACTTTGCCTTCCGAGACCGTTACCACCACTCCTCTATAGTCACCACCACGGATCAAATGGTCCATCCTCAACTCCACTAA